The Clostridioides difficile genome has a segment encoding these proteins:
- a CDS encoding isoprenyl transferase, with protein sequence MNNNIMYDIDLNNIPTHIAIIMDGNGRWAKSRFLPRTAGHKAGVETIRDIVKECSNLGVKHLTLYAFSTENWKRPKLEVDTLMNLLSTYLRNEIAELHQNNVKVTAIGEISALPKTCIRELNSAKEMTKDNTGVNLNLALNYGSRADIKNALIDIVKNCESGKIDINNIDEDIIKNYLSTKSIPDPDLVIRTSGEQRLSNFLLWEVAYSEFYFTDIHWPDFNKEELQKAIYLYQKRDRRFGGLK encoded by the coding sequence ATGAATAACAACATCATGTATGACATAGACTTAAATAACATACCTACTCATATTGCTATTATAATGGATGGGAATGGAAGATGGGCAAAATCCAGATTTCTTCCAAGAACTGCAGGACATAAGGCTGGAGTAGAAACTATAAGAGATATAGTTAAAGAATGTTCAAATTTAGGTGTTAAGCACTTGACACTATATGCATTTTCAACAGAAAATTGGAAAAGACCAAAACTTGAAGTTGATACACTTATGAACTTATTATCTACATACTTAAGAAATGAAATAGCTGAACTGCATCAAAACAATGTAAAAGTAACAGCTATAGGAGAGATAAGTGCTTTACCAAAAACTTGTATAAGAGAATTAAATTCAGCTAAGGAAATGACAAAAGATAATACAGGAGTTAACTTAAATTTAGCATTGAACTATGGAAGTAGGGCAGATATAAAAAATGCTCTTATAGATATAGTAAAAAATTGTGAAAGTGGTAAAATAGATATAAACAATATTGATGAAGATATTATAAAAAACTATTTAAGCACAAAGTCTATACCAGATCCAGACTTGGTCATAAGAACAAGTGGAGAACAAAGATTGAGTAACTTTTTACTTTGGGAAGTTGCTTATTCTGAGTTTTACTTTACTGATATACATTGGCCTGATTTCAATAAAGAAGAATTACAAAAGGCTATATATTTATATCAAAAAAGAGATAGAAGATTTGGAGGACTTAAGTAA
- a CDS encoding phosphatidate cytidylyltransferase, translated as MLTRIIASLALVPLFLFVVYGGIPLYIAEMAIVYIALHEFYKAFKIKDIHPIFIIGYIFSIYLAVKNIFNLPLEYTYAVLFILFLASIIYMLMGKSNVIDVSITFLGVFYIGVFLDFIVITINSFERGNIYVWLIFVISFMTDIFAYFSGYLLGKHKLIPKVSPKKTVEGAIGGIIGSTLCCILFGYLFGIDLLQLAIIGSIGSIIAQLGDLFASSIKRYVGIKDYGKIIPGHGGILDRFDSVILVAPFVYNTIKFFIR; from the coding sequence ATGCTTACAAGAATTATTGCTTCACTAGCTCTGGTTCCATTATTTCTATTTGTTGTATATGGAGGGATTCCTCTTTATATAGCTGAGATGGCAATAGTTTATATTGCATTACATGAATTTTATAAAGCATTTAAAATAAAAGATATACATCCAATATTTATTATAGGGTATATATTTTCTATTTATTTAGCTGTAAAAAATATTTTTAACTTACCATTGGAATATACTTATGCAGTGCTTTTCATTTTATTTTTAGCAAGTATAATTTATATGTTGATGGGCAAAAGCAATGTTATAGATGTTTCGATTACATTTTTAGGAGTTTTTTATATAGGAGTATTTTTAGATTTTATAGTTATAACTATAAATAGCTTTGAAAGAGGAAATATCTATGTATGGCTTATATTTGTAATATCTTTTATGACAGATATATTTGCATATTTTAGTGGCTATTTACTTGGCAAACATAAGTTAATTCCTAAAGTGAGTCCTAAAAAGACTGTAGAAGGAGCTATTGGAGGAATAATAGGAAGTACACTTTGTTGTATTTTATTTGGGTATTTATTTGGTATTGATTTGCTTCAATTGGCTATAATAGGAAGCATAGGAAGTATAATAGCTCAATTAGGAGATTTATTTGCATCTTCAATAAAGAGATATGTAGGGATAAAGGATTATGGAAAGATAATACCTGGTCATGGGGGTATATTAGATAGATTCGATAGTGTTATATTAGTAGCACCTTTTGTATATAATACTATTAAATTTTTTATTAGATAA